DNA sequence from the Herpetosiphon gulosus genome:
GTGGCAATGGCTTCGAGGGCTGAGCTTGCACCCATCGCATGGCCAGTTGCGCCTTTAATTGCTGAAATTGGCACATGCTTGGCCTGTGTACCAAAGACTGCTTTGATTGTAGCTGCTTCGGCGGCATCGCCTAGCTTGGTGCCAGTCGCATGCGCATTAATATAATCGACATCGTGAATACTAATTTGGGCACGTGCTAAAGCTTTGGTTAATGTTAATGTCTGGTGTTCTAAATCGGGCGCTACAATGCTACCACTGGCGGTTGTTGCGGCTGAGGCCACAATCTCAGCTAAAATAGGTGCATTACGAGCTTGGGCGTGCTCTAAACTTTCGAGCACAAACGCGCCTGCACCTTCAGCTAGCACTAAACCATTGCGATTGGCGCTGAATGGACGGCAGGCTCGGCCTGGATCGCTCAGGTCGCTGGCGAGTACACGCAAGGGTTTCCATGCTGCATACATGCCTTTGGTAAGCGGTGCATCGGAAGCTCCAGCAACTGCGATTTCAATCACGCCAGCCCGAATCAAATCGGCGGCGATACCAATTGCTTGCAAACCTGAGGCACAGGTGGCCGAAATCAGGGTGCTTGGGCCGTGCAGATCAAAGACTGTACAAAGATGTGGCAGCACTGCGGCAGGCATACAAGCTGGCACGGTATCTGCCCGTACTTTGCCATTGGTGAACCAATTTTCGTAGCAAGCTTCGATCGTCGAAATCGTAGTATAGCCTGTGCCCCATAAGACAGCGGTATCTTGGGGTAGGCCTTTGGCCATGGTGATCGCTTGTTCCACGGCATGATGGGCCAAGCTGATCATGCGGTCGGGCTGGCGGCGATGGCTGGCGAGCAATGGTAAATCGGGGGTTGCGCCACCAACCACTGGATCTTTGTAGGGTGCTAGGTCGGGCAGTGGCTTGACCCCGCTTTGGCCTGCCAACAAGGCCGCCCAATACGATTCAATATCATTCCCAAGGGCGCTGCAAATCCCGATTCCGGTGATGACAACTCGCTGTTTCATAGAGGCTCCTCTGCGCTGCCGACCTACCACAGGCTCCATTGTCGTGGTATGGCTTGGTGGTTTCGGGGTTATGATGCTACTGTTCATTGTAGCGGGGAGTGTATCCAATGTCGAATATCTATCTGGGCTGTGCGATTTGGGGCTATCGGCCTTGGGTTGGCCAGTTTTTGCCTGCTGCAACCAGTAATGCCGAAATGCTCAAGGCCTATGCTGAACGTCTGACGACGGTGGAAATTAATGCTACCTTTTATGCAGTGCCTGATCAGCCCACGGTCTTGCGTTGGGCTAATGATACGCCGGATAACTTTCGTTTTTGCCCAAAAATTCCTCAAGCAATTAGTCATAGTGGTAATTTGGCCCAGCAAGTGGCCGCGACCAAGGCTTTTGTGGCGCAGATGCAATTGCTTGGCCCAAAACTTGGCCCGATTTTTCTGCAACTTGGCCCAGCGTATAGCCCAGCCAATTTTAGCGATTTGCAACAATGGCTGGCGGCTTGGGAGCATAATGTACCTTTGGCGGTTGAAGTGCGCCATCGTGGTTGGTTTGCAGCCCAAGCAACTCAACGCTTGAACGGCTTATTGGCTGAGCATGGTGTTGGTCGCGTTTTAGTTGATGTACGACCCATTAACACTGGTGCAACCAAAGATCAAGTAATTTTAGATGCACGCCGTAAAAAGCCCAGCGTACCCTATCATGTCGATGTAACTGCGCCGTTTGTGTTGCTACGCTTTATGGGTCACCCCGATTTAGCGCTTGACCAGCCGTTGCTGGAGCAATGGGCCGATACGATTGTGGCAATGTTAAGTGATGGCCTGACCGTGTATGCGTTTATGCATTGCCCAGTTGAAGAGCGCTCGCCAGAGATGTGTGAAATCCTAGCGCAGGCCTTGGTTGCACGTGGGATTGATTACCCCTTGCCAACGCCGCCAGCACCAATTCAACAACTTTCGATGTTTTGATCAAACGGCGGCTTCGTGGTACTGTTGCCAATGGGAGTACATGGGGTCTGGTGGCCTCGTCAGTCTTCAAAATTGGTCGGCGCTATGACGAATAGCGTTGGTGTGTTCGATTCGCACGTACTCCCGCCAGATACGAATTCACAACCTGATTTTGAGAGGAAATCGTTATTTGCGTTTCCGCCAAAAGGTGTGTTATAATCGGCTTTCGTGCGAGTTGTGACATTTAAACAAGTCAACTTTATCTGGGTAAGTGTACCCCGCACACCATAACGTAGAACCACGTAGGGAATGGTCAATTAAGGAGCCGCAGGGCGCGACTACCAATTTTCCATTCCTGTTCCGTTGTCTTTTTGTCAGCGGCTAACGGTATTTGTAATAGCAGGAGCCACAACCAACATGGCTAAGCAAAAGTTTGAGCGGAATAAGCCCCACATCAACATTGGGACGATCGGGCACGTTGACCACGGCAAGACGACCTTGACCGCTGCCATCACCAAAACCATGGCACTGCGTGGCCGCGCTGAATTCCGCGCCTTCGACCAAATCGACAATGCTCCCGAAGAACGCGCTCGTGGGATTACGATTTCGATTTCACACGTGGAATACGAAACCGAAAATCGCCACTACGCTCACGTGGACTGCCCAGGCCACGCCGACTATATCAAGAACATGATCACCGGTGCTGCCCAAATGGACGGCGCAATCTTGGTGGTATCGGCACCCGACGGCCC
Encoded proteins:
- a CDS encoding beta-ketoacyl-[acyl-carrier-protein] synthase family protein, with translation MKQRVVITGIGICSALGNDIESYWAALLAGQSGVKPLPDLAPYKDPVVGGATPDLPLLASHRRQPDRMISLAHHAVEQAITMAKGLPQDTAVLWGTGYTTISTIEACYENWFTNGKVRADTVPACMPAAVLPHLCTVFDLHGPSTLISATCASGLQAIGIAADLIRAGVIEIAVAGASDAPLTKGMYAAWKPLRVLASDLSDPGRACRPFSANRNGLVLAEGAGAFVLESLEHAQARNAPILAEIVASAATTASGSIVAPDLEHQTLTLTKALARAQISIHDVDYINAHATGTKLGDAAEAATIKAVFGTQAKHVPISAIKGATGHAMGASSALEAIATILALRDQVLPPTINWQAGDPDCDLDFVVEGARKQAINLAVKESFGFGGSNAVLVLRRWV
- a CDS encoding DUF72 domain-containing protein, whose product is MSNIYLGCAIWGYRPWVGQFLPAATSNAEMLKAYAERLTTVEINATFYAVPDQPTVLRWANDTPDNFRFCPKIPQAISHSGNLAQQVAATKAFVAQMQLLGPKLGPIFLQLGPAYSPANFSDLQQWLAAWEHNVPLAVEVRHRGWFAAQATQRLNGLLAEHGVGRVLVDVRPINTGATKDQVILDARRKKPSVPYHVDVTAPFVLLRFMGHPDLALDQPLLEQWADTIVAMLSDGLTVYAFMHCPVEERSPEMCEILAQALVARGIDYPLPTPPAPIQQLSMF